The genomic window aacgacctcggatgaaaaaacaaccaaaataaactctgtagatatcgaaaagttatgaaacattgtagttggcaactttttgatttgaaaacatcttgtcatgcaaaactgcgtttgaatttcaaaattttaaaattcgaacttttcaaatgacctcggatgaaaaaacaaccaaaataaactctgtagatctcgaaaagttatgaaacattgtagttgacaactttttgatttgaaaacatcttgtcatgtaaaactgtgtttgaatttcaaaattttaaaattcaaattttgtaaacgacctcggatggaaaaacttcctaaactaaaagtgtagatctcgaaaagttatgaaactttgtagtttataacttttttatttgaattcatttagggcctcaaacatgcaatttacactcggtttagtataatatattgggaactaaaacggaatccagacacttagtgagagtgtggtgtagtggtagagcaggtacgtgcacagcgagaggtcttgggttcgaatcacgttggccgcgtagccatgaaattcacacgaaaaatgtcggagatgggtgggcgctggccggtgggagctccatcgataaaaaaaaaattctattttttggtaaaaattcccattttttcgggtttttttcggtttcaactttgccgagtgtcgggcactcggcaaaggctttgcttagtgtccgacaaaagacactcggcaaagtcacctttgccgacgggttctttgctGAGTAcagtactcggcaaagcctttgctgaatataaattgggctttgccgagtgcttctgacactcgacaaagccacCGATTCCCGTAGTGATGGATATGTGGACGGATCCCGCACACGAAGTTCAAGATACTAGCTAGCTAGTTTGACGGATGTGTACCGACAAATTTGGATGCCAGCTGCATGGTTTTAGACCGGTTCTTGTCGTTCGGTACGCCCAGCCTGATCACAGTCATTTGCTCCAACAACAACGTAACGACGAGCCCAAACTAGCATCAGTGAGAGTTCTAAAAATTGTCTGACTTCTCAACCAGAGAGCATCGGTGAGAATTCTAAAAATTGTCTGACTTCTCGGCAAgagagaattgtatttttttgttgaacatatatatatgggagcacatgcatgcatggcgaATCAAAGTAAGAGCAAAGCAGAAGGCCTTGGCCAATGGCCAACCTTGGACAACATCGCGTCGCCCGCAGCCGATCGATTTACGTGCCGCAAATGATGGTGGCTACGCAGCTACGCTGATCGTCGCGCTATATATGTTCTGCGCTGCCGGATCAACTACGCACCAAGAGCAAAGCCTTGCTTGTGAACGAGCAAGTTCTCGGGGCTCCTTATTCATACACGCGAGCGACCGGGCAAAATGTGGTGCCGGAGCCAGGACGACGCCGCCGCCTGCCGTATGTAAAATACAGAGATACCGTAGAAGGAAAGAAGACGGAGGAATTTTAATCCTAGTCCGTTAGTACGTAGGTTCTTACTAAACTCTTAAACTTTgacagaaatatatatatatatatatatatatatatatatatatatatatatatatatatatgggagctCTATCTATTTCTATGTCTCTATCTTTTTTTTTGGTAGTCTCCGATTAATATCCGCTCAAGTGATTTacaataaaaataaaaacaaataatAGATACAATATTATTGGCGTTTGAACCATTGACTTTTCTCTAAGAAATAAAGATTTTTACTGCCATGTTGTTAACGTAATTTTGATTATAAACATATTCTTGCTAAAACCTGAATTAGCCATGGTTTAACTAATTAAAACGTGAACTGAAATCTTGAGCAAATTGTTGTCGAATGCCATCTAAATAAATGTAATCAAGAGAAGTCTTTTATCAGAATCATTAGTGGACATACTAATTCTTGACACGTCGACAACTAACTCCTTATTGATTTTAATCAGATATTAAAGTACAGATTTTTATAGGAGTCCTCAAAGGTAACGAAACTCGATATTTAATGATAGCAACACATGATAGAATGAAAATTAATGTTTTTTCTTCCGTCGCAACACACGGACGTATTTGCTAGTCTACAAAAAAGAGACAAAATTTCAGCGGCCCATTTTTTGGTATGGCATTTTTTGGTCGTTTTTCCTAACTAACTCGGACACTAAGCGAACAGACAACCGGCCTCCTTCACAGTTGAGGCATGTTTATGGTCATCGCACGAAGCGACAGTCCATGAAACTGACGTTTCAGAAGCAGCACACACAGTGTTTCAGAAACAACACAGGAAGCAGGCTGGGCACAGGGCTGCTCCAAAAATTCAcgaaaaaaaatcaaatcaagctGGATTAGAGTGCGAATTTAACCACAGCATCACCAACTCATAGTAAATCCAAACCAGCAAAGAGTCCCGAAAAGATTGGAATTTCAGCACTGATTTTACAAAATGGGGAAACCCtaagaaaaagggaaaaaaattgagaaacttAGATTGGAGGTGCTCTGCTCCAAAAATTCACGAAAAAAATCAAATCAAGTTGGATTAGAGTGCAAATTTAACCACAGCATCACCAACTCATAGTAAATCCAAATCAGCAAAGAGTCCGAAAAGATTGGAATTTCAGCACTGATTTTACAAAATGGGAAACCCTAAGAAAAAgggaaaatccgagaaacttagATTGGAGGTGCTCGTGAGGGTATTTGTGTGcgtgttgtgtgtgtgtgggtgggggggGATCCTATGATTGCTCACTCATGTCACAGCATCAATTTGGTCCCAAACATCCGACCCAAATCTCAGCCAAACATGAATAacagaaaataataaaaaataaccTAAAATTCTAGAAAAAAGAAAGACGCGAGAACAAGTGGGAGAGAGAACAGATTTTACTTGGATTTGAAGGAACAAGGACATAGATTGCCTCACAAAATCATGTACAAGAGCATGGCTAGACACCTCCGTTTATTATCATTCCATTAAAGAATAAAAGAGTATAGCAAGAGGTGCTCAACTCTCtctactcctctctctctctttcttcttaAGCAATTGGGTAATTTAGAGCAATAACGATAGGGTTAGCAAGATATCTCTCCCAACTAGCCACGTCCATATATATAGGTCCATGGTGAAGACTAAAATGCCCCTAACACTTTTTTAGGCTAAATACCCATAGCACCTAATACTAGATACAATACTCATGAGAGGCAAACAGTGCAgttatttcttcatccattgAATGGATCTAGCTCCTTCGTGACTTTGCTTCGCCTCGACGGAAGCTTTATGAAGGTGCTACGCGTCATCCAATTCATAAATGTTTTATGGAGTAAAATTCACTAGCGCCCTAAACTTATACACTGCTGTCATTTAGGTCCCTAACTCTTAGTTTTTGATATTTGAAATCTGTTAGACTACTATAATTAGCAAGTTTCTTTCCTGGCTTTGCGCACGCATAATGCACGTCGCGTCCCCGTATTGCTGTTTAGGCGAGTCTGGACACACCTTCCTATTTTGCGAGATAGTTGTTTCCGTAAGTCCGTAGGATACAGAATAGAGGCAGCTACATATATGTACGTCTGATCTCCGATTAATCAATCAACGAGTTCTCTCGTCAGAGTCCTGAACTTGTATTGTTATGTCATTAAGTCCCCAGACTCTCAAGTTTTGATATTTGGATTCCGAACTTATGTCATTCAAGTCTCCATCGggtctgttcgcttgaacttatcagccggtttatcagctagaatctacaacatttttctctcacaacaaatcagcttcagtcggcttatcagccgactttaacACTAGCCGAACAGGCCGTCCCACTCCAACCCACTCTGATCCGACGCGATCGATCACCTCGCAAGCAACCAGGACTCATTAAAGTATCGATAATGATGTGAACCGGTCGTCCGGGCTGCCAACCCCACTGCGTGCCGAACCAACCCAGCCGCACGCCACTCTCGCATCCATTCCTTATCCTCTCCACTGTTCACTCCCGCAGCGCCCGTCTACTCGCCGGAACGGACGCCACGCACCGCGCACACCTCGCTGTTGTCCTgcccgccccctccctccctcccttccctctgCGCGACCTCCATGCGACCCCGCGCTCCCAACGACCCTGCTCCTGCTCCCccaccggagacgaggacgacgacggtgGCTCCGACGTCGGTTCTTCTTTGGATCTGTGCCCTCCTCCTCTGGATTTaagggctcctcctcctcctctggatcttaGGGACACGGcagtggctagggttccggcgagctcgAAGGTGATGGGCCAAGGGTTGTTTTTGTATGTTTTTTTTGTTGGTTCTCCCGTGTTGCAATGGGTGTTTTGAgatgttgcaacagatgattttcgAATGTTGCAATGTGATTTTTTGGGTTGTTGCAACGGATGTTTTTACGATGTTGCAGTactactgcttgagatgttgcagtacataattcTTGATGTTGTAGCACATaatttttgatgttgcagtaTATATTTTTTTCGATGTTGCGGTATATgtttttttcgatgttgcagtatatGTTTTTCGATCCGCCGCTCTCGTCCGTCGCCGTCGCCCGACCCGCCGATCGAGATGGTGCTGGCGCAGCTGGGCTAGAACCTCGTCGGGGCGCTGGCGCGGATGGCAAGGCGACGGTGGTGGACGACAAGGTGGTGGTCGACTGCCTGAACGACGTCTCGCGCGCGCTTCTGCAGGCTGACGTCCGCTTCGAGATGGTCCGGGCTGTGCAGGCCAGCATCAGGAGCGCCGTCAACCTTCAGTCCCTCGCTGCCAGCACTGACAGACGCCGCGCCATCAAGCATGCGGTCGTCGACGAGCTCCGCAGGATGCTGTACCCCGCGaccgggagcgggagcgggaaaCCGCCCTGCTTCCTCCCCAGGAAAGGGAAGAAGCCAGCCAGCGTGGTCATGTTTGTCGGCCTGCAGGGCTCCGGCAAGACCACCACCTGCGTCAAGTACGCGGACTACCACCGCCGGACGGGGTTCAGCCCCGCGCTGGTGTGCGCCGACACGTTCCGGGCCGGCGCCCCGGACCAGCTGAGGCAGAATGCGGCCAAGGCCGGCATCCCTTTCTACGGCAGCTACACGGAGTCGGACTCGGAACCCGTGAGGTTCGCCGTCGAGGGCGTGGACAGGTTCAGGAACGACGATCAAGATGCTGAGGGATGCGACCTCATCATCGTCGACACGAGCGGGCGCCAGAGCCAGGAGGCCTCTCTCCTGGAGGAGATGCGGCAGCTCGCGGAGGCCACGCGGCCGGACCTGGTGGTGCTCGTCATGGACGCCAGCATCGGCCAGGCCGCGTTCGACCAGGCGCTGGTGTTCAAGCAGAGCAGGGCAGCAGGCCAAGATCAAGAGGTACATGACGATCATGGACTCCATGAGTGCTGCAGAGCTTGACGGGGCCGACCCGATGAAGCTGATGATGACGAAACAGCAGCAGTCACGGTCACGGATCAACCGGGTCGCTCGGGGATCCGGCAGGCCCGTCAGCCAAGTGATGGAACTGCTGGAGGAGCACAAGCGAATGGCCAAAATGTTGAGCAAATTCGCCCCACACGTCAAGAGACAGAGACAGAGACCCAATAACGACATGTTGAATCAGCTTGGTGGCACAATTGGGCTTCTCAGTATTATCAGACAAATGGATCGACGCTCAAAGTCGACTTAGATCTATATTATATATGACCTAAGAGCTTTGTTACTATGCTTGGAAGGAACCACTGGTTCCTCTCGTAGACTCTCCCGTAAGACTAAAGGGTagtttagtattttttttttctcttcttccaAACATACAGATACTCACGAACAGGAAGTAATTCGCCAGCGATGGCCACCCGCCGCCCCGTTAATTCGCCGGCGACCGGCGTCCACTGCCCGTCGTAATCCAACCAAGGGGAATAGGAGTTCGTTGTTGCTCGGCGCGATCTGCAAGTATGCTGCTGCTCTCCTCGCCACCAACCACCTCCCTGTATCTGCAAAAGGCATGCATTCAGCCATTCAGGAAGCAAGCAAGCCTGCAGTGCAGAGACGACGCAAGCACGCAGCAAGCAGGCTCCGTCGGTGGAGCCGATTCATACATCTGGACACGACCTGCGCGGCTGCGCCTAGAATCCGATTGGAGGTGCCGCTGGCCTGCTGATTGGGCCCCGCCGGCCTCCCGCAGTGCGCCCCGGTTGCCGTCGTTCTGTCTCGAACAGTCGAACTCTGAACCAGGGGTTGTGGAGCCCGCCAGCGCTTGGAGAGGGAGGCAGCTGCAGGAGAGGAAGAGAGCGGTAAAGTTACCTTGCTACCCTTTAAATTTATTTTGAAATTAATTCATGGCCCATGTATTTTAGGTTCCGGCCACGACTTGAGTTCCTCTGTATAAGTTTTTTCCTATTTTATAATCATTAGACTATCTTCAACAATATCACCCAAAATATAAGACACATTCCACGTTTTGGTAGCTCTACAGGCAAAGGGTTTAATACCtattttttttgtcttctccaacaacaggacctaaaagagaaccctttctgcaaatgagtcttcAGGAGAGAGAATACTCATATTTAGGTTGTAACTCCTGCCGCAACCCAAAATGAGTCTCGCATATAGGTACTCTATTGGAGACCTGAAACAGTACCATTCAATACCCATTTTTGGTTTAGGTGCCCATATGGCTAACCTGTTGGAGACCGTCTTAGATCTATCTAAACGGATGGGTCTCTTTTTCGTAAGCAGTGTAAAATTTCTCCTTAACGCTTAGAATACCCGTAGGGCTCCTTGATAGAACACCACTCCATGTCACCCTGAATTCTCACCATCGTCAGATCTTCAATTCGACGACCCAGATCTCTTAGAGTGGATTCTGCCGAGAGCGGCTTCCCGGTCTACTCCTTCACTTCCGTGGATTCTCTTCTGCTTATCTTTCGCTTCAGCAGCTTCTCATCCGAATCCGATCGGACAAATATATAAAAATggcttctgcttctccttcccCAAACTTCTATTTCCCGACCCTTCTCCTCTTCGctcgatctctctctctctctccacgacGCGCGGTGGCGACGACGCCCTTGCCATGCAGGCGCCGCTCGCCCCCACGGCGGCCGTCCCCGGTCGTGGAGCAGCGCGACCAGGCCCAGCCTGTGGCCGCCGGCGCGGCTTCCCCTCGGTGCTGCCTTCTCCGGCTGACCCGCGTGGGCTcgacgaaaccctagctgcctcTTCCTCGCTGGTCGCGCTGGCGGCTCCGCTCAGCAGCCCTCTTCTCTTCCCTCGTCTCATGGCTCCTCTACCCCAAATCCCCTCTCCCTCGCGGACCCAACGCGGGCTGCCACCGGCGCGCTGGCGACGCTCGCCCCCGGTACGGCTACGCATCGGCGCGGTGCTCGTCGTGGCGCCCACAGCAGACGCGGCCAGCTCCTCGCGCCATGGCTGGTTCCTCTGCTTTGCGTGTGCATGGTGGTGCTCCCTCTGCTCCGTTCGCTTCTTGCCGTCTCCTAGGTGAAGTGTGCTTGACGACCCCAGCTACGTCGTGAGCCGCTCCCGGCCACGGCGCGACCACGCGGCATGGCCAACCCCGCCTGGGCATGCCCtcttcctcgccgccgccggcggcagcAGCTCAGCTCAGCGTCCGAATCTGGTGGTACCGAGCAGGTACTATattcaacaaaaaaaaactttgccaattAGGTTATTAACTATGGGACTATTGCCTTTGTTCAGGCCTCAATTACTTTGTACTATTTAGGCCTCAATTATTTTGCATTGTTCAGGCCTCAATTGCTTTTCGCGCGAACATAGATTAACGGATTCAAAAAAATGCCTTTTACATATCAGTGAGTTTAGTTGTGTCATTATCTCATTCTTAAATTTGCTTCTTATTTATTCATGAAAGCTGCCATGTATCAAACCATTCTGAACTTCACTGTGACGATGTCCGTTTTTTCTCAGCCCATGCTTAAATACACCAGAGTTCAGGTTCGACTGTAGGCCTATACAGAGTGAGTACACATCTTATTTGACTACATTTTAATTCGTGCTTACTGAATTCTTGCATGTAGTTTTCATTTCTTATACTAAGATGAAAACTGAGGTGTCTGATTTATATTATTTTTCAAGCAAGAAACACATGTTAGGACTCAGGCCTACTGAAATATGCAACTTATCACCTACTTGCACTTGTATCTAATAATTTCCTAAATATTTGGACTTTAGGTTCCATTGCGTAGATGAATCATCTTTTATTTAAGATGACACAAATTACCATGTCACTAATATAGCTTGCTGAAAGAGAAATCTGAGCCCCTAAAAGTGTTAGAATGCATTATTTGAACAGTTTACTGTCACATGTCCAGGCCATATAGGGTATTTGTTCCACTTTATTCAGTTACTATTACAAGCAAACTTAAGCTTTTTGTTAATTGCATGATTACTTTACATCAGCTATGATTTTATATTATTCTGTTGGTGCAATCATGAACCTTTAGTTTTATATTCTGCATTTGTGCTGACCATGTCCGTGCCCCCCAGGCCACCTTGGCACGGTCAGGTGCCAGGCGGCTCGTGCCAGCCACTGGGCCTAGCAGCGCAGCCTGTCCTCCCCGAGCAACTAGCTCGCAGGTGATGTCCACGATGtgctttagggttagggttaaacGCTGTTTTTTGTCCAATTTTGTGTTTCCTTGATCGAATCGGCAAACTTGGAGTTTAATTCTATGAATGTGTACTCTATTTTGGGTGGAGGTATCTTGATTTGTTCAATTCAGCACCTTGATTTCATGTGTCCTAAACTGCAGTTCAGAGTTCTAAAACATGAGCTTTCATGTGCAACAACAGTGCTTACAGTGGATGATTTAGAACTTGAGGTAAGCAAGGGCATTCCTTAGTCCACAACTTTTTATTATTCATGCCTCATAGTATTTTAACTCATGGATGCCCACAACGTAACAATAGCCTGCTATAAGTTTAGTAACTATGTATTTCTCTCTACCCATTCGAGCGATTATTGACCAAAACTTAGATATGACTCCTGTCATATGTTTTTCTGTACTGAATATTTTTTGAAACGTGTTTACCAACCAGTGTACTTTGTGTAATGAAACAGAGAAGACAAAACATGTAATAGAAAATGAAAACAAACACGATCTTAATTCTTAGGAGGAGATGTTGATATTCCATTTTTTACAGCTTCCTTCTCTAGCCTTGCCGATGCTACTGTGTGCTTCAGGGCTCCTCGGTAGTCCTCGAGTTATGCTACCCTTTACAGCAGGGTGTTATGGCTGCGTGGATGATTCTTTTATGGTGCATAACACATAGGTGCTGCCGTTGTAGCCCTGTCCCCATGTTTATGCTACTTGCCCTTCTCTCCTAGGTTGTTTGGCAGACTGATGAAGGTGATTTTGCAGGGGCCCTGGACTCAATGCATGTTGGGGAAGCATCACACTTGGTCCTTACAAGCAGATCTACGGCTAGGCCCGCGTGGATTACATCTGCATGTAAATTTCATTATTTCTTCTCTGTGTACTTCCCAATTCATGCTTTCCTCATTTTCAAAAAAGGTTACACACTGTTTATGATCCAAACCTAAATCAGGGCACATGCTCAATGAGCATAAATGTATTTTTTCTCATTTGTGATGACTCCTCTGCCCTGAATGCATTACTGTGCTGCTACCAGAAATAAAGCAATGTGTACCTTTGCTAGGTTCCAGTGAGGTAGATTTATATGGCGATAAAACCTGAGACTCATACTTTGTTGTACTTATCAGGTCTGGAGTTCAATGGTCCACATAGTTCAGAAATCAAATAGTTTGCATCCCCAAAAATAAGAAACTTTGGTAAGTCTGCAAGAAATTGAATATTGCTCTTCCCATGGTCTAGAGTTGTCAAAGAAGTGTTTCTTTTTGCAGGTTAAGGGGAAAATTATGGTCATCGCTAAACCTCTGTGATATTTTAGTTAGGTGATCCAAATAGAGCAATGTTGCTTGGAGCCACGGTATCACAATCATGTTACGTACTTTCTCCCTCTATTCTTTGCTCTAATTTCAATTATATTTGACTCACTGAATGTGAATTTTTAGATAGTCATGCATATTTGGTCTTATTCGTTTGGATCTTGGAATTTGATATTGCTTTGCTGTAAGAAATAGTGAGGTGTGCATAATTCTTAGAGAGTAGATGTTCTCAGAAGGCATACATCTGCCAGCTATGCTAAAAATGTTTTCAACAAACTATAAACAGTTAAATTGATTTCCTCCTAAATTAAATGACCCGAAATAATTCTTGTTACAATTTTGTTGACTGCAAATGGAGGACGGAGAGAATGAAGCATTTGGAATGCCATCATCAGAGTGTAGCTGTTTTGAAAAGGTAGACACCTGCCAGCTATGCTAAAAATATTTTCAGCAAACTATGAACAGTTGAATAGAATTCCTCCTAAATTAAATGGCCCCAAATAATTCATGTCACAATTTTGTCGGCTACAAATGGAGGATGCAGAGAGTTAAATTTCCCTTTAATATAATATTTATTTACTTTTGTGTTATGCATTATGTTTTGCACAACAAAAATGAGTTGCTTATCATTTAGCGTTTCATCCTCAGTCAAATTTGAATAGATTTGTGCTCGCTGCAGGCACTCTGATTTGTTCTCAGGATGCTAGATATTTCAGTTCTTTGGTCCAAGTCCCTATGCAACTTCATCATGTGTTTTAGAGATAAGTACTTCAATGTTTAACCATACTCTTTTATCTCCTAATTGGTATAATAGTCACAACTAACGCTTCCATATCACCTTTCAATTTGCTAAATGTTCACAAATATTGTTCTATACATGCAGCCCTGCCATCTACAGTTTCTTCCTGCTCACCAGGTCATCTGAACCTTATATAAAATGAAGCAAATGGCCATGGGTTCGATTCTTATTGCTGAAAGAGAGCACTGGACTGTTTGCCAACAAAGAGAGCACTGAAGAAAGTGAAAATATGAAATTAATGGTAAAACTCGCATCCCTATTATCATCCGCTATGATATGAAATTTAGTTTCCTTTTTTGGGCTAAATTTAGTGTTAAAACTCCCGTACCTATAATCATTCGCAAATATATGAAATTCAGTTTCCCTTTTTGGGTTAGATTTAGTGTTCTAGCAGAAAGAAAACAATGGATTATTCGTGGTTGACCCAATTGAAAATCATGTCAATTTCTGTTGCAATGATTACATGGCGCCTCTAAGCTTAGGGTAGCAACCTGCTCTAAATTCAGATTGTTCAAACCGTTCTACAAAGCATCTGTAGTTAGGAATACTATTGTATACTTGGTGTTTAAATTGATGTATTATAGACTATCCCTATTGAACCATCGATCAGATGCTCAAATCTGAATCCTAAATTTTTTTATTACTCTGAATCACATTATGTGATTTAGTTTCTTTTTATGTCTCGGTGATACACATTGCGGATGACAATACAAAGCTAACTTTTTCGCA from Miscanthus floridulus cultivar M001 chromosome 11, ASM1932011v1, whole genome shotgun sequence includes these protein-coding regions:
- the LOC136494354 gene encoding LOW QUALITY PROTEIN: signal recognition particle subunit SRP54 2-like (The sequence of the model RefSeq protein was modified relative to this genomic sequence to represent the inferred CDS: inserted 1 base in 1 codon; substituted 1 base at 1 genomic stop codon), which encodes MVLAQLGXNLVGALARMXKATVVDDKVVVDCLNDVSRALLQADVRFEMVRAVQASIRSAVNLQSLAASTDRRRAIKHAVVDELRRMLYPATGSGSGKPPCFLPRKGKKPASVVMFVGLQGSGKTTTCVKYADYHRRTGFSPALVCADTFRAGAPDQLRQNAAKAGIPFYGSYTESDSEPVRFAVEGVDRFRNDDQDAEGCDLIIVDTSGRQSQEASLLEEMRQLAEATRPDLVVLVMDASIGQAAFDQALVFKQSRAAGQDQEVHDDHGLHECCRA